One Glycine soja cultivar W05 chromosome 2, ASM419377v2, whole genome shotgun sequence genomic region harbors:
- the LOC114382312 gene encoding acidic leucine-rich nuclear phosphoprotein 32-related protein-like isoform X2: MRHRISYLMDEIWERAVETALDGEKDHAAARTLTLDGAVKCVQGRLPPPSLLERFQNLQHLSIANVGVSSLEQFPRLRNLQKLNLSDNRIASGLEFLVQAGLDSLRDLDLSNNRIQYIEDLAPLAQLKLVSLDLYECPVTRVKDYRSRVFGLIKSLKYLDKMDAEENERPESDDEEEDEEEEEEDDPGSGEIDGGEEDRPFGINNGHSEGADGVVDADDEEESDADEEETESSRRMVVNGEGHRENGLGVAPVEGDDVEEEDDEDDSGEEIDEEEGDDDDVVEVHEIEDSDDEDGVEEYDEDDDDEDDDEEEEVDNDEGDFVEPERTGRLTSTEGEIDGHEQGEEDGDEDDNGETGEDEIGVEDDGDFEDDDENFCCNHRKKTMVLGILFSQLDSLMLSMLQLLM, encoded by the exons ATGAGACATAGGATATCGTATTTGATGGACGAGATCTGGGAGAGGGCTGTGGAAACGGCGTTGGACGGCGAGAAAGACCACGCGGCCGCGCGGACGCTAACCCTAGACGGCGCCGTTAAGTGCGTCCAGGGGCGGTTACCCCCGCCTAGCCTTCTGGAGCGGTTCCAGAACCTGCAGCACCTCTCAATAGCAAACGTCGGCGTTTCGTCGCTGGAGCAGTTTCCCCGGCTGAGGAACCTGCAGAAGCTGAACCTCTCCGACAACCGGATCGCCTCCGGGCTCGAATTTCTCGTGCAGGCCGGGCTCGATTCGCTTCGCGACCTCGATTTGTCGAACAATCGGATTCAGTACATTGAGGATCTCGCGCCGCTCGCGCAGTTGAAGCTGGTGTCGCTGGATCTGTACGAGTGCCCCGTGACGCGCGTGAAGGACTATCGATCTAGGGTTTTCGGGTTGATCAAGTCGTTGAAGTACTTGGACAAGATGGACGCGGAGGAGAACGAGCGGCCCGAGAGTGACGACGAGGAGGAggatgaggaggaggaggaagaggatgACCCTGGGAGCGGCGAGATTGACGGCGGTGAGGAGGATCGGCCCTTTGGGATTAACAATGGGCACAGTGAGGGTGCTGATGGCGTTGTCGATGCTGATGATGAGGAGGAGAGTGACGCGGATGAGGAGGAGACGGAGTCGTCGAGGCGGATGGTTGTTAATGGAGAGGGCCATCGGGAGAATGGTCTTGGGGTTGCGCCAGTGGAGGGGGACGATGTTGAGGAGGAAGATGATGAGGATGATTCTGGTGAGGAGATTGATGAGGAGGAGGgggatgatgatgatgtggtGGAGGTTCATGAGATTGAGGATAGTGATGATGAGGATGGAGTGGAGGAGTATGATGAGGACGATGATGATGAGGACGACGATGAGGAAGAAGAGGTGGATAACGACGAGGGTGATTTTGTGGAGCCTGAGAGAACCGGGAGGTTGACGAGTACTGAGGGTGAGATTGATGGGCATGAGCAGGGGGAAGAGGATGGGGATGAGGATGATAATGGGGAGACTGGGGAGGATGAGATTGGGGTTGAAGATGATGGAGACTTTGAAGATGACGATGAA aATTTTTGCTGTAATCACAGGAAGAAGACTATGGTGCTGGGTATCTTGTTCAGCCAGTTGGACAGTCTGATGCTGTCAATGCTGCAGTTGCTGATGTAG
- the LOC114382312 gene encoding acidic leucine-rich nuclear phosphoprotein 32-related protein-like isoform X1, protein MRHRISYLMDEIWERAVETALDGEKDHAAARTLTLDGAVKCVQGRLPPPSLLERFQNLQHLSIANVGVSSLEQFPRLRNLQKLNLSDNRIASGLEFLVQAGLDSLRDLDLSNNRIQYIEDLAPLAQLKLVSLDLYECPVTRVKDYRSRVFGLIKSLKYLDKMDAEENERPESDDEEEDEEEEEEDDPGSGEIDGGEEDRPFGINNGHSEGADGVVDADDEEESDADEEETESSRRMVVNGEGHRENGLGVAPVEGDDVEEEDDEDDSGEEIDEEEGDDDDVVEVHEIEDSDDEDGVEEYDEDDDDEDDDEEEEVDNDEGDFVEPERTGRLTSTEGEIDGHEQGEEDGDEDDNGETGEDEIGVEDDGDFEDDDEEEDYGAGYLVQPVGQSDAVNAAVADVDGGNDDGEEKDEVDDDDEDDVQVLPPPESSHLKRKRDDDEEDEDSDNDDDEDVVAFTKSPKKHH, encoded by the exons ATGAGACATAGGATATCGTATTTGATGGACGAGATCTGGGAGAGGGCTGTGGAAACGGCGTTGGACGGCGAGAAAGACCACGCGGCCGCGCGGACGCTAACCCTAGACGGCGCCGTTAAGTGCGTCCAGGGGCGGTTACCCCCGCCTAGCCTTCTGGAGCGGTTCCAGAACCTGCAGCACCTCTCAATAGCAAACGTCGGCGTTTCGTCGCTGGAGCAGTTTCCCCGGCTGAGGAACCTGCAGAAGCTGAACCTCTCCGACAACCGGATCGCCTCCGGGCTCGAATTTCTCGTGCAGGCCGGGCTCGATTCGCTTCGCGACCTCGATTTGTCGAACAATCGGATTCAGTACATTGAGGATCTCGCGCCGCTCGCGCAGTTGAAGCTGGTGTCGCTGGATCTGTACGAGTGCCCCGTGACGCGCGTGAAGGACTATCGATCTAGGGTTTTCGGGTTGATCAAGTCGTTGAAGTACTTGGACAAGATGGACGCGGAGGAGAACGAGCGGCCCGAGAGTGACGACGAGGAGGAggatgaggaggaggaggaagaggatgACCCTGGGAGCGGCGAGATTGACGGCGGTGAGGAGGATCGGCCCTTTGGGATTAACAATGGGCACAGTGAGGGTGCTGATGGCGTTGTCGATGCTGATGATGAGGAGGAGAGTGACGCGGATGAGGAGGAGACGGAGTCGTCGAGGCGGATGGTTGTTAATGGAGAGGGCCATCGGGAGAATGGTCTTGGGGTTGCGCCAGTGGAGGGGGACGATGTTGAGGAGGAAGATGATGAGGATGATTCTGGTGAGGAGATTGATGAGGAGGAGGgggatgatgatgatgtggtGGAGGTTCATGAGATTGAGGATAGTGATGATGAGGATGGAGTGGAGGAGTATGATGAGGACGATGATGATGAGGACGACGATGAGGAAGAAGAGGTGGATAACGACGAGGGTGATTTTGTGGAGCCTGAGAGAACCGGGAGGTTGACGAGTACTGAGGGTGAGATTGATGGGCATGAGCAGGGGGAAGAGGATGGGGATGAGGATGATAATGGGGAGACTGGGGAGGATGAGATTGGGGTTGAAGATGATGGAGACTTTGAAGATGACGATGAA GAAGAAGACTATGGTGCTGGGTATCTTGTTCAGCCAGTTGGACAGTCTGATGCTGTCAATGCTGCAGTTGCTGATGTAGATGGTGGAAATGATGATGGTGAAGAGAAGGATGAAGTTGATGACGACGATGAGGATGATGTTCAGGTGTTGCCTCCTCCTGAATCTTCCCACCTTAAGAGGAAGAgggatgatgatgaagaggacgaggacagtgacaatgatgatgatgaagatgtggTAGCATTCACGAAGTCACCCAAGAAGCATCATTGA
- the LOC114369757 gene encoding probable polyol transporter 3 → MDQATTFNKYAFACAAVASMVSIISGYDTGVMSGAMIFIKDDIGISDTQQEVLAGILNLCALGGSLAAGRTSDYIGRRYTILLASLLFMVGAILMGYGPNYAILMLGRCIGGVGVGFALMIAPVYSAEISSASSRGFLTSLPELCIGIGILLGYISNYFLGKLTLRLGWRLMLGVAAFPSLALALGILGMPESPRWLAMQGRLGDAKKVLLRVSNTEHEAKLRFREIKVAMRINDCDGDDNNVKPSYKSQGEGVWKELLVRPTPEVRWMLIAAVGIHFFEHATGIEAVMLYSPRIFKKAGVTSKDKLLLATVGIGLTKIIFLVMALFLLDKVGRRRLLQISTGGMVCGLTLLGFSLTMVDRSSEKLLWALSLSIVAIYAYVAFFNVGLGPVTWVYASEIFPLKLRAQGASIGVAVNRTMNAVVSMSFISVYKAITIGGSFFMFAGISIVAWVFFYFFLPETKGVPLEEMEMVFSKKYSGKNVAIETGPKKDNQNFTSKPNQIKEMKDKETFPIAKKEASDSGLFGRGSYKFWALAAMLLLAFWSMFTGTVSLRWSGTLNTFSHASLHDHLDVLEIEEREKLVRHMWDVYTNNRRIRLPRFWEKAFEAAYEDLTSDAADVRDVAVAEIVNMSLRSLDLQLPPRARKLSKNLKEVEKGKGATSERA, encoded by the exons atggacCAGGCGACCACGTTCAACAAATATGCCTTTGCTTGTGCTGCAGTTGCTTCAATGGTATCCATCATATCTGGCTATG ACACGGGTGTTATGAGTGGAGCAATGATATTCATCAAGGATGACATTGGAATCAGTGACACCCAACAAGAGGTTCTAGCAGGAATCTTGAACCTATGTGCATTGGGGGGGTCCTTAGCTGCGGGAAGAACCTCCGATTATATTGGTCGTCGCTACACAATCTTGTTGGCCTCACTCCTCTTCATGGTGGGTGCAATTCTCATGGGGTATGGTCCAAACTATGCAATTCTAATGCTTGGAAGATGCATTGGTGGTGTTGGTGTAGGCTTTGCTCTCATGATAGCACCAGTTTACTCAGCAGAGATTTCTTCTGCATCATCAAGGGGTTTTCTAACCTCGTTACCCGAGCTTTGCATCGGCATTGGGATCTTACTTGGGTACATATCAAACTACTTTTTGGGGAAATTGACTTTGAGGCTGGGATGGAGATTAATGCTTGGGGTAGCAGCTTTTCCCTCGCTGGCTTTGGCCTTGGGGATTCTGGGGATGCCAGAGTCCCCAAGGTGGTTGGCAATGCAAGGTCGCCTAGGGGATGCAAAGAAAGTGTTATTGCGAGTTTCCAACACGGAACACGAGGCCAAGCTTCGGTTCAGAGAAATAAAAGTTGCAATGAGGATTAATGATTGTGATGGTGATGACAACAATGTGAAACCTTCTTACAAGTCACAAGGGGAAGGGGTGTGGAAAGAATTGTTGGTGAGGCCCACACCGGAAGTGCGTTGGATGCTAATTGCGGCAGTGGGGATTCACTTCTTTGAGCATGCAACTGGCATTGAGGCTGTGATGTTGTATAGTCCCAGAATCTTCAAGAAAGCTGGTGTCACAAGCAAGGACAAGCTTCTTCTTGCAACGGTTGGTATTGGCCTCACAAAGATCATTTTCTTGGTCATGGCTTTGTTTTTGCTTGACAAAGTTGGTAGAAGGCGTCTTTTACAAATCAGCACTGGGGGAATGGTTTGTGGGCTCACACTTTTGGGGTTTAGTTTGACAATGGTGGATCGTTCTAGTGAAAAGCTCTTGTGGGCTTTGAGCCTTAGTATTGTGGCCATTTATGCTTATGTTGCTTTCTTTAATGTTGGGCTTGGGCCTGTTACTTGGGTTTATGCGTCGGAGATTTTTCCTTTGAAGTTGAGGGCGCAAGGGGCTAGTATAGGAGTTGCGGTGAATAGAACCATGAATGCTGTGGTTTCCATGAGTTTTATTTCGGTCTACAAAGCGATCACTATAGGTGGGAGCTTTTTCATGTTTGCTGGGATATCTATAGTGGCTTGGGTGTTCTTCTACTTTTTCCTTCCTGAAACCAAAGGTGTGCCCTTGGAAGAGATGGAGATGGTTTTCAGCAAAAAATACAGTGGGAAAAATGTAGCGATAGAAACTGGTCCA AAAAAAGATAATCAAAATTTTACTTCCAAACCCAACCAAATCAAAGAAATGAaggataaggagacattccctATTGCGAAAAAGGAAGCCTCTGATTCAGGTTTATTCGGAAGAGGAAGCTACAAATTCTGGGCACTAGCTGCCATGCTGCTCTTGGCATTCTGGTCCATGTTCACCGGCACAGTCTCTCTCCGCTGGTCCGGCACCCTCAACACTTTCTCCCACGCGTCCCTTCACGACCACCTCGACGTCCTC GAAATCGAGGAGCGGGAGAAGCTGGTGAGGCACATGTGGGACGTGTACACGAATAACCGTAGGATCAGGTTGCCGCGGTTCTGGGAAAAGGCCTTCGAGGCTGCCTACGAGGATTTGACCAGCGACGCCGCCGATGTTAGAGACGTTGCCGTCGCCGAGATCGTTAACATGTCTCTGCGCTCCTTGGATCTCCAATTGCCTCCT AGAGCACGGAAACTTAGTAAGAATCTCAAGGAAGTTGAGAAAGGCAAAGGAGCAACCTCCGAACGTGCTTAG